A single region of the Geovibrio ferrireducens genome encodes:
- a CDS encoding methyl-accepting chemotaxis protein — protein sequence MSLLNNIRIKTKLFISFGILLVLLAVSGFVGHKSTQSIDDLLSEALRIRMPAVQLLLEADRDLHQLLIAERTMIFSNAESDNFQKLLKDYNDNAQQSRDRMNKYRETATTPDEKALLAEYDRQRREWETVSLKIVEARKADTSEGRATALMLTLNEGAAAFQAMRDQIDALTEVNDKLIEELETRSNAVEKRAGYELIAFVVVGLLFGFVVSVIIARALLSGIKSANDVLRQISEGEGDLTVSLPVKGNDEIGEMAGHFNRFVKKLNEIINTVKDSARQVAAGSTQLSATSEQLAVSFGDQSSQIVATASATEEISVSSEEVLRSLDEMKDKTETADKNITAGRAKLLSAVKEITDIKSNVDNLGATVDNLSQSSRRIGNILNVINDIADQTNLLALNAAIEAARAGEHGRGFAVVADEVRKLAERSQSAIKEIDSIITALQNEADVASESMSKAKGKVEGGVEIIEETQSFFDRIVESVKLIDTTSGIIAASVEEQVTAIQNINQNTQVISGNIERSSMSIDEIATTVSELSKQAEGLEELVGRFRT from the coding sequence ATGTCGTTGTTAAATAATATCAGGATAAAAACCAAACTTTTTATCAGCTTCGGAATCCTGCTTGTTCTCCTTGCCGTCAGCGGTTTTGTGGGGCATAAAAGCACTCAGAGCATTGACGATCTTCTCTCTGAGGCTCTCAGAATCCGGATGCCTGCCGTACAGCTTCTCCTTGAGGCTGACAGGGATCTCCACCAGCTTCTTATTGCTGAGAGAACTATGATTTTTTCCAATGCGGAAAGCGATAATTTCCAGAAACTGCTGAAAGATTACAATGACAATGCCCAGCAGTCCCGCGACAGAATGAACAAATACAGAGAAACGGCAACCACTCCTGATGAAAAAGCTCTTCTGGCGGAGTATGATCGCCAGAGAAGGGAGTGGGAGACAGTTTCATTAAAAATTGTGGAAGCCCGAAAAGCAGATACCAGTGAAGGCAGGGCGACTGCTCTTATGCTCACGCTCAATGAGGGTGCTGCTGCGTTTCAGGCAATGAGAGACCAGATAGATGCGCTCACGGAAGTGAATGACAAATTAATAGAAGAGCTTGAAACAAGATCAAATGCGGTTGAAAAGCGCGCAGGATATGAACTCATTGCCTTCGTTGTTGTCGGGCTGCTTTTCGGCTTTGTGGTTTCTGTTATTATCGCACGGGCACTCCTCAGCGGTATAAAGAGTGCTAATGATGTTCTCAGGCAGATCTCAGAAGGTGAGGGCGACCTTACTGTTTCCCTCCCTGTGAAAGGCAATGATGAAATAGGGGAAATGGCAGGGCATTTCAACAGGTTTGTTAAAAAACTCAATGAGATTATAAATACAGTCAAGGATTCAGCGCGGCAGGTGGCGGCAGGAAGCACACAGCTTTCCGCAACATCTGAGCAGCTTGCGGTGAGCTTCGGCGACCAGTCCTCGCAGATAGTTGCAACCGCTTCCGCCACGGAAGAGATAAGCGTTTCCTCAGAAGAGGTTCTGCGCTCGCTGGATGAGATGAAGGACAAAACCGAAACCGCGGATAAAAACATAACAGCAGGCAGAGCGAAGCTTCTTTCCGCTGTTAAAGAGATAACCGATATAAAAAGCAATGTGGATAATCTGGGTGCTACGGTTGACAACCTTTCACAGTCATCCCGCCGTATCGGTAATATACTTAATGTTATTAATGATATAGCTGATCAAACCAACCTTCTGGCGCTTAATGCCGCAATAGAGGCAGCAAGGGCGGGAGAACACGGGCGCGGATTCGCTGTTGTGGCTGATGAAGTCCGTAAGCTTGCGGAACGCTCCCAGAGCGCTATCAAAGAGATCGACAGCATAATAACCGCGCTCCAGAATGAGGCTGACGTGGCTTCCGAAAGCATGTCAAAAGCTAAGGGCAAAGTCGAAGGCGGAGTTGAGATTATTGAGGAAACACAGAGCTTCTTTGACCGCATAGTGGAATCAGTCAAGCTGATAGACACCACCAGCGGAATTATCGCGGCCAGTGTGGAGGAGCAGGTAACGGCTATCCAGAACATAAACCAGAACACACAGGTTATCTCCGGCAATATTGAGCGCAGTTCCATGTCGATTGATGAGATAGCCACCACAGTCAGCGAACTCAGCAAACAGGCCGAAGGTCTGGAGGAGCTTGTGGGCAGGTTCAGGACTTAA
- the trpA gene encoding tryptophan synthase subunit alpha: MRGIYIVGNYPDRESFVKCFDAVISAGYEFVEIGVPFSEPVADGPVIASAVQEALGSGVKAGDVLAGLKTLSKGKAKLYVMTYANIIYNYGIKKFSDDFKDVLSGLIIPDVPNMLHSYFYDQGFEIPLIPFVTPESREEDIKKAAVMQGDFIYFIGIRGITGGSVDLSSPEISERIQQIKAFTDKKIVMGFGIKDKTDADKALKVADGFVVGTAAVKLQKNSAEYSEFVKSLL; the protein is encoded by the coding sequence ATGAGAGGTATATACATTGTAGGCAACTATCCTGACAGGGAGAGCTTCGTTAAATGTTTTGATGCTGTAATAAGCGCCGGATACGAATTTGTGGAGATCGGCGTTCCGTTCAGCGAACCCGTGGCGGACGGCCCCGTGATAGCCTCTGCCGTGCAGGAGGCTCTGGGCTCAGGTGTGAAGGCAGGGGATGTTCTCGCAGGGCTTAAAACCCTCAGCAAAGGGAAAGCGAAACTGTACGTAATGACATATGCAAATATTATATATAACTACGGAATAAAGAAATTCTCGGACGATTTCAAGGATGTGCTCTCAGGGCTCATTATCCCTGATGTGCCGAACATGCTCCACAGCTATTTTTATGATCAGGGGTTTGAGATTCCTCTGATTCCGTTCGTTACTCCCGAATCCCGCGAGGAGGATATAAAGAAAGCCGCTGTGATGCAGGGCGATTTCATATACTTCATAGGTATAAGGGGTATAACCGGGGGCAGTGTGGACTTGTCCTCCCCTGAAATATCTGAACGCATACAGCAGATAAAAGCGTTTACCGATAAAAAAATAGTGATGGGCTTCGGCATAAAGGACAAAACTGACGCGGACAAGGCGCTTAAGGTTGCGGACGGCTTTGTGGTGGGCACTGCGGCTGTTAAGCTCCAGAAAAATTCTGCGGAATATTCAGAATTTGTAAAGTCTCTTCTTTAG
- the trpB gene encoding tryptophan synthase subunit beta, with product MKGFFGDFGGMFVPETLVPALEQLEREFNMLKDDPEFKKDLARYSTTYIGRPSPVYYASRMSEEYGVEIYLKREDLNHTGSHKINNTIAQALLTRYMGKKRIIAETGAGQHGVATATVAALFGLDCTVYMGAVDAARQKPNVDRMKLLGAKLELVHDGSKTLKDATNAAMRDWVKNVEDTHYIIGSVIGPHPFPEMVAHFQSVIGREARASFKEMGFLPDAVVACVGGGSNAIGIFKGFLDTSCELYGIEAGGLSDNEGDHAMAIGKGRAGILHGCVTYLVQTADGQVADVHSIAAGLDYPGIGPEHSYLHGTGRVTYDKVRDEDAVFAFRELARREGIVPAVESSHAIAYVLKNKDKFKGRKVLINLSGRGDKDSERDI from the coding sequence ATGAAAGGATTTTTCGGTGATTTCGGCGGAATGTTCGTTCCCGAAACCCTTGTTCCGGCACTGGAACAGCTTGAAAGAGAGTTTAACATGCTTAAGGACGACCCTGAGTTTAAGAAGGATCTCGCCAGATACAGTACAACCTACATAGGCAGACCCTCCCCGGTTTACTATGCCTCAAGGATGTCCGAGGAATACGGAGTCGAGATTTACCTTAAAAGGGAAGACCTTAACCACACAGGCTCCCATAAGATAAATAATACTATAGCTCAGGCACTCCTTACCCGCTACATGGGTAAAAAAAGGATAATCGCCGAGACAGGAGCCGGACAGCATGGTGTGGCTACTGCCACGGTTGCAGCACTCTTCGGGCTGGACTGCACAGTGTACATGGGTGCGGTGGATGCTGCGAGACAGAAGCCCAATGTGGACAGAATGAAGCTTCTGGGAGCTAAGCTTGAGCTTGTCCATGACGGCTCAAAAACCCTGAAAGATGCCACAAACGCAGCTATGCGTGACTGGGTTAAAAATGTTGAGGACACTCATTACATAATCGGCTCCGTCATAGGGCCTCACCCGTTTCCGGAGATGGTTGCGCACTTCCAGAGCGTAATCGGCAGGGAGGCAAGGGCAAGCTTCAAGGAGATGGGCTTTCTCCCTGATGCTGTGGTGGCCTGTGTGGGCGGCGGCAGCAACGCCATAGGCATATTCAAAGGCTTTCTTGACACCTCCTGCGAGCTTTACGGCATAGAGGCTGGCGGTCTCTCAGATAACGAAGGGGATCACGCCATGGCCATAGGAAAGGGCAGGGCGGGGATTCTCCACGGATGTGTGACCTACCTTGTGCAGACTGCGGACGGGCAGGTTGCAGATGTGCACTCAATCGCCGCGGGGCTGGATTATCCGGGCATAGGGCCTGAACACTCATACCTGCACGGAACAGGCAGGGTGACATATGACAAGGTCAGGGATGAGGACGCTGTTTTCGCCTTCCGTGAGCTTGCCCGCAGGGAAGGGATAGTTCCCGCTGTGGAATCGAGCCACGCCATAGCCTATGTGCTGAAAAATAAGGATAAGTTCAAAGGCAGAAAGGTGCTTATCAACCTCTCCGGCAGGGGAGACAAGGATTCAGAGAGGGATATATGA
- a CDS encoding phosphoribosylanthranilate isomerase: protein MFVKVCGLKTFEQIDKAVELGYDAAGFVMHKPSRRYVNAEDAAKLITYAQGRIKTFIVGVSFDEVKEAAHLADYVQVSEAVNLPNLAYASDRDERDTECALFVYDASRGSGIYKGFPEWLSAYRDKLLISGGLNPGNVADAVKAVRPFGADVSSGVEKDGVKDYELMKKFIDAVRGADI from the coding sequence ATGTTTGTAAAAGTCTGCGGTTTAAAAACATTTGAGCAGATAGATAAGGCGGTTGAACTGGGGTACGATGCCGCGGGCTTCGTGATGCATAAACCCAGCAGAAGATACGTGAACGCCGAAGATGCGGCCAAGCTGATAACATACGCTCAGGGAAGGATAAAGACGTTCATTGTGGGCGTAAGCTTTGATGAGGTGAAGGAGGCGGCGCATCTGGCGGACTATGTTCAGGTGTCCGAGGCGGTGAACCTGCCTAATCTCGCCTACGCATCAGACAGAGACGAGCGGGACACTGAATGCGCCCTTTTCGTTTATGACGCAAGCAGAGGCTCAGGCATATACAAAGGCTTTCCCGAATGGCTAAGCGCCTACAGGGATAAGCTGCTTATCTCCGGCGGGCTGAACCCCGGAAACGTTGCGGATGCTGTGAAAGCTGTGCGCCCGTTCGGGGCTGATGTCTCCTCCGGAGTGGAGAAAGACGGCGTAAAGGATTATGAACTTATGAAAAAATTTATAGATGCAGTAAGAGGAGCGGATATATGA
- a CDS encoding indole-3-glycerol phosphate synthase TrpC, with product MKNSKASEDKMLDEIIANKRREMETLKTFPGRRTKPVLNFRESLRTKPIIAEVKKASPSLGDINTAADPVVQAKTYERLGAGAVSVLCDEKYFKGSINDLAAVAAEIKIPVLCKDFIIDEKQITNAYSAGADCVLLMASVLNKDEMLYLAKKARILGLEVLFEVHALEEIETVLACEPKLLGVNNRNLKTLEINMGYGAHMLDILNGDYMKVAESGMKKPMDVAMMRGAGADAFLIGSGLMASDRIEELFAEMMAAACL from the coding sequence TTGAAAAACTCGAAAGCCTCAGAGGATAAAATGCTGGATGAAATAATAGCCAATAAACGCAGAGAGATGGAAACCCTGAAAACCTTTCCGGGCAGGCGGACAAAGCCTGTACTGAATTTCAGGGAATCGCTCAGGACAAAGCCGATAATAGCGGAGGTCAAGAAGGCTTCCCCTTCTCTGGGTGATATAAACACGGCGGCAGATCCGGTTGTTCAGGCAAAAACCTACGAACGCCTCGGCGCAGGTGCGGTGAGTGTTCTCTGTGATGAAAAATACTTCAAGGGGAGCATAAACGATCTGGCGGCGGTTGCGGCGGAGATTAAGATTCCCGTTCTCTGCAAGGATTTTATCATTGATGAAAAGCAGATAACAAACGCCTACTCCGCAGGGGCGGACTGTGTTCTGCTCATGGCCTCGGTGCTGAATAAGGATGAGATGCTTTATCTCGCTAAAAAGGCACGGATTCTGGGGCTGGAGGTACTTTTTGAGGTACACGCCCTTGAGGAGATAGAGACAGTTCTGGCCTGTGAACCCAAGCTTCTGGGGGTGAACAACCGCAACCTCAAAACACTTGAGATAAACATGGGTTACGGTGCGCACATGCTGGATATTCTGAACGGCGACTATATGAAGGTGGCGGAAAGCGGCATGAAAAAGCCGATGGATGTGGCCATGATGCGCGGAGCAGGGGCGGATGCGTTCCTTATAGGCTCAGGGCTTATGGCTTCCGACAGAATAGAGGAGCTTTTCGCTGAGATGATGGCGGCTGCATGTTTGTAA
- the trpD gene encoding anthranilate phosphoribosyltransferase produces the protein MTLVQKTAMGHELSFEEASELFDAIMAGELTEAEIAAVLVAMRLRGETPDEIAGAANAMNKKKIRLDKGDRIVIDTCGTGGDGKSTINVSTAVSLVLAAAGVNIVKHGNVAQSGKVGSADILRHLGVPIEFDEGKDSEYFEKHGYVFLFAPKFHPAMKYAGPVRRAIKVPTVFNFLGPLSNPCDPDYQLIGISNIDKLEKLAKAMEKLGRTGVILYSSEDGYDEVSSSAPTLCYRITSGGVEKFSVNPADFFTPFEMPVVTDGEDAKSKFLRAIAGEDEQLTDLIALNTALAFYVSGICADMKDGFEKAKSVIKSGKVVEKLESLRG, from the coding sequence ATGACGCTGGTACAGAAAACCGCTATGGGGCATGAGCTGAGCTTTGAAGAGGCAAGCGAACTTTTTGATGCGATAATGGCGGGGGAACTCACCGAGGCGGAGATAGCGGCCGTTCTGGTGGCTATGCGCCTTCGGGGTGAAACTCCGGACGAGATAGCCGGTGCGGCAAACGCCATGAACAAGAAGAAGATACGTCTGGATAAGGGCGACAGGATAGTCATCGACACCTGCGGAACAGGCGGTGACGGCAAATCCACAATCAATGTCTCCACTGCGGTCTCCCTTGTGCTGGCGGCGGCGGGCGTAAACATAGTCAAACACGGAAATGTCGCACAGAGCGGCAAGGTAGGCTCCGCAGATATTCTGCGTCATCTCGGCGTTCCCATAGAGTTTGACGAAGGAAAGGACAGCGAGTATTTCGAGAAGCACGGCTATGTTTTCCTCTTCGCACCGAAGTTCCACCCCGCAATGAAGTACGCAGGCCCGGTGAGAAGAGCTATCAAGGTTCCCACGGTGTTCAATTTTCTCGGCCCTCTCTCAAACCCCTGCGACCCTGATTACCAGCTCATAGGGATCAGCAACATAGACAAGCTTGAAAAACTGGCAAAAGCCATGGAAAAACTGGGCAGAACAGGGGTAATCCTCTACAGTTCCGAAGACGGATATGACGAGGTTTCAAGCAGCGCCCCCACACTCTGCTACAGGATAACATCCGGCGGAGTCGAGAAATTCAGCGTTAACCCGGCTGATTTCTTCACACCCTTTGAAATGCCTGTGGTCACTGACGGAGAGGACGCAAAGTCCAAATTTCTCAGAGCCATAGCCGGTGAGGACGAACAGCTCACGGATCTCATAGCCCTGAACACGGCTCTGGCTTTTTATGTGAGCGGAATCTGCGCTGATATGAAAGATGGTTTTGAAAAGGCGAAATCCGTGATAAAAAGCGGAAAAGTGGTTGAAAAACTCGAAAGCCTCAGAGGATAA
- a CDS encoding anthranilate synthase component II, which translates to MFLLVDNYDSFTYNLYALFRLNGAEVELIKNNETVNADKYEGIIISPGPSHPANSGTSLHYLKEYAGRKPIFGVCLGMQAIGYHLGYEVGRAKSVMHGKIDRVKAEKSVIFEGINEFDAVRYHSLAVKGADHLVTARAKSDGEVMAMEDKEKMLFGVQFHPESVRSEEGAKMVTNFINFARGIK; encoded by the coding sequence ATGTTTTTGCTCGTTGATAACTACGATTCATTCACATACAACCTGTATGCCCTGTTCAGGCTGAACGGCGCGGAGGTTGAGCTGATAAAGAATAACGAAACGGTTAATGCCGATAAATACGAAGGGATTATAATATCCCCCGGCCCTTCGCACCCTGCAAACTCAGGCACAAGCCTGCACTACCTGAAAGAATACGCAGGCAGAAAGCCCATATTCGGTGTCTGCCTCGGAATGCAGGCGATAGGCTATCATCTGGGTTATGAGGTGGGCAGGGCAAAGTCGGTTATGCACGGAAAGATAGACAGGGTGAAGGCGGAGAAAAGCGTTATTTTTGAAGGGATAAATGAGTTTGACGCAGTGCGCTACCACTCCCTTGCCGTCAAAGGTGCGGATCATCTCGTGACAGCCAGAGCAAAAAGCGACGGCGAGGTTATGGCTATGGAAGATAAGGAAAAAATGCTCTTCGGTGTTCAGTTTCACCCGGAATCGGTGCGCAGTGAAGAGGGTGCGAAAATGGTCACTAATTTCATAAATTTCGCAAGGGGGATAAAATGA
- a CDS encoding anthranilate synthase component I family protein: MIYPELSVFKEIADGAKYDRATVYREIAGDTLTPIALLRNFSNEKHVFLLESANLDKTFSRFSFFGRKPKRVITFKGGTITEEKGGKKNTFMMNPMDYLGQEFFKSKGYNDGRFGDFAGGFVGYFGYESANYMGTLRELLPEPSDENLIGFFEVDEFYVFDNRMGRIYAACSVPLKGDAEEAYAKAVKRTEAMAGELHGLNFDSHDSGMADPVKEFEQPEYMELVEKLRGEIIEGEAIQVVLSNRFEIKAKVNPVSFYRALRNVNPSPYMFYLKFGKDVLCGSSPEIHLKVVGKKAVLKPIAGTYPIGDDIEGIKNALLNDPKEISEHLMLLDLARNDLYAGCEPESVNVDECFQAEVYSHVVHIVSSVSGKLKEGFSPLNAFMKTFPAGTVSGAPKVRAMELISKYETTTRGFYAGCVGYFGYSGNLDTCITIRSALVKPDKMILRAGAGIVYDSKPENEFKEVNNKLNAMFAACERLKNLEDSNVFAR; this comes from the coding sequence ATGATCTATCCCGAACTGAGTGTTTTCAAGGAGATAGCAGACGGAGCGAAGTATGACCGGGCTACGGTTTACAGGGAGATAGCCGGGGACACGCTCACGCCCATTGCCCTTCTCCGCAATTTTTCAAATGAGAAGCATGTTTTTCTTCTGGAGAGTGCGAATCTTGATAAGACTTTTTCAAGGTTCTCTTTCTTCGGCCGCAAGCCCAAGAGGGTGATAACCTTTAAGGGCGGAACCATCACAGAAGAGAAAGGGGGCAAGAAGAACACCTTTATGATGAACCCCATGGACTATCTGGGTCAGGAGTTTTTCAAAAGCAAAGGCTATAACGACGGACGCTTCGGCGATTTCGCGGGCGGTTTTGTGGGCTATTTCGGCTACGAATCAGCAAACTATATGGGCACACTCCGCGAGCTTCTCCCTGAACCTTCAGATGAGAACCTCATAGGCTTTTTCGAAGTGGATGAGTTCTATGTGTTTGACAACCGCATGGGAAGAATTTACGCCGCATGCTCCGTTCCGCTTAAAGGGGATGCGGAAGAGGCATACGCCAAGGCGGTAAAACGCACTGAGGCTATGGCGGGCGAGCTTCACGGACTTAACTTTGACTCCCACGATTCCGGTATGGCTGACCCTGTTAAGGAGTTTGAGCAGCCTGAATATATGGAGCTTGTGGAGAAGCTCAGGGGAGAGATAATCGAAGGCGAGGCTATTCAGGTTGTTCTCTCCAACAGGTTCGAGATTAAGGCTAAGGTAAACCCTGTGAGCTTCTACAGGGCGCTGCGAAATGTAAACCCTTCTCCTTATATGTTTTATCTCAAGTTCGGAAAAGATGTTCTCTGCGGTTCATCCCCCGAAATCCACCTGAAAGTGGTTGGCAAAAAGGCGGTACTCAAGCCCATAGCGGGAACTTACCCCATAGGCGATGACATAGAAGGAATAAAGAACGCTCTCCTTAATGACCCGAAAGAGATTTCAGAGCACCTTATGCTCCTTGACCTTGCCCGAAACGACCTTTACGCCGGATGCGAACCTGAGAGCGTGAATGTTGACGAATGCTTTCAGGCGGAGGTTTATTCCCATGTGGTTCACATTGTTTCATCTGTCTCCGGAAAGCTGAAGGAAGGCTTTTCGCCCCTGAACGCATTTATGAAAACCTTCCCAGCGGGCACAGTAAGCGGTGCGCCGAAGGTGCGGGCTATGGAGCTTATCAGCAAATACGAAACCACAACCAGAGGCTTTTACGCAGGGTGCGTAGGCTACTTCGGCTACAGCGGCAACCTCGACACATGCATAACTATCAGAAGTGCGCTTGTTAAGCCGGATAAAATGATACTCCGCGCCGGAGCGGGTATAGTTTACGACAGTAAGCCGGAAAACGAATTCAAAGAGGTAAATAACAAGCTCAACGCAATGTTCGCCGCTTGCGAAAGACTGAAAAATCTGGAGGACAGCAATGTTTTTGCTCGTTGA